TGACAGCAGTCACTgtgaatgaaacattaaaaagcaGGTTAAAAAGGTGTGCGTATGTAAACAAGGCAAGTGTCCAATGGCGTCATCTGCCTTCTTTGGTGAAGTTACTTTCTCTCCCGTTGTCCTTGAGGTTGCGTATGGCGTCGAGAAAGAACTCGTACCAGAAGAAAGTGAAGCCCGTCGAGAGCGCGGCTTTGACCAGGCTGGGAGAGAGACCCTTGAAGAAGCCTCGGACGCCCTCCTCTCGGGCAATGCTGACTGCACAGTCCAGCAGGCCTTTGTAGTTCCTCACCTGGCCACCAGGGTGACAAAGAGGGACTCAGGTGCGACAACGGCATCAGGAGGAAGACTTACCTTCCCGAACCGAGCCCGGGCCTCCTCGAAGCCCCCGACTTGTAGCCTCTTCTTAAACAGGTCGAATGGATACGTGATGGTTTTGCTGATCATCCCGGCGCCGCTGCCCGACACCAGGCTGAGAACACTGCCTGAGAGGAACCATCGCCACTGGTTACGACCACTGCTTCTGGTCCCATGTGACCCAGATTGGATTTGTCCAACTGGAACAGGTTGAAATCACTACAACTATCATGAAAGTTCACCTCCTGAATCTGCAGACTTGGAAGGCGGAGTCAACAGCTGTTTGAAGACTTTGTAGAAGAAGAACTGCAGTCCAGCGTAGGGGAACACAGCAACCAGAGTCGGAGACAGTCCGCGGTAGAACGTCAGGACTCCCTCGGAGCGGCACATGGTCGACACCGCGTGTCTGAGGTTCAAGTAAACCTGCAGAGcggcagaaaaaaatacacatctcTAGATCTGTATTCACTGCTATTTAAGGCAGCGTTTTTCAACAAGAGACTGTCAGGTGCgctgtgggaaatgatccagtttcagctcattttattcatgaaaccaTGAAATATTAGAATGTGTTGTCAAGCTACCATGTGAGGAGATGACAAGGAttctgtcacattctttctaaaCACTATACTGTAGCTTTACGTTGATGCTCTGATTCATCTGTCAGTCGAAGCAGCTAACGTGACGTCACACTTCAAAAcattattgatactcatggactgtcaaagtttgctttgttgtttaaaggttggtgaaaaactaaatgcataaccaaataaatgcataacaacatgtgaagagagaaagagtcattgctgttatgaagcaagttgaggcaaagaatgttaaggatttgtctggaaattacaataaaatcatgtaaAAAAAGACGAacgttatttaaagtaaatacgTACaaaaaatcatgatatatttttctaTATTGCCCActcctttctggagacatttgaaacaaatacattttatgctATTTGTTTGGCAAAATAACAGGAACAATTTCTCACAAATTTAAAGGGATTTTCgacaggactttaagcacaagtgcgcttcgGCCGATGTCCCTTTGCTGGTGTGGCTCGGGATTTATTTTCAACGAAGCAGGTGAGCCATGGCTGACAAACCCTGATCTAAGGATCATGCGACTCACCTTTGGCTCTCCCTGAGCGGCGAAGCGGGTCCGAAGAGTGTCCAGCGGCTGGCAGACCACCGTGGCGGAACAGGCAGACAAACCCCCGCACACAAAGTGAACCCCTGCTGTCTGGCTGTCGTAAGGCGTCATCTTGTGGACGACCTCGGTCAGAAACTCAAAGCTGGCAAACTGTGGAAGTCGAGACAGTCAGGAAGGCGCCATGCTGTCGGATGACATCATCCCATCTCTACCTGGACCGCTCCGAAAGCAATGGAGAGAAGCTGCGCGGGGATGTGGCCCTTCCAGAAGGCGGACAGGCCCTCTTCGGTGTAAATGCAGCGTCCCGCTTGAAATAATCCCCAGTACTTCCCTTCAGGTCGCAGCGGGGACAAGTGCTCGATCTGGAGCTGAGGGAGATGGAGATTTAAAAACCAGGAAACCTCTCAGTGGATGGCTGACCTCCTGCAAGTCATGCAAGTGGAAACAATACAGGTTTCATTGAGGGGACCTGGTGCCAAGTTTTTCTAGATTTGGGACCCTGTTGTATGGTTTCTACACTTGAAGCTGTCCCTGATTcgggttttattttatttatttaaaaaaaggttttgctgTTTGATGCTCCATCTTGACTAAATAACCCTTTTCAAGTTGCCCAGCTTCTTCTCCTGGAACTCCAGTCCTCAGCCTGAATGAGGGCAGCTACAGATCCTGCAGGTTGTCCACCACCCACTCAGGGTTTCCAAGAAGCGGTCACTTCATTCTTCCTTCTGAGtgtccagtaggtggcgccagTTCAAACGATTGATTGTAGCACTCTTAAACAAAACACCGACCCCAGAACATCACCTTGAGCTCAGGGTGTCCCGACTGTGTTGTGCCACACAGCAAGTCGACCTGTACAAAcaatgtgtttatttctttaGATCTCTTTGTTAGTGAAGCTGGCGTGAACGCTAATCgttcaaaacattatgaccacctgccacaTATGTAGCTTAtgtcactccagtttcctcccacagtccaagaaCATACAGAGGTCAATcgatgactctaaattgtcagGGTGTGAGGTTTGGTGTTGCGTACGATGGAATGGTGACCGGTCCAGGGTCAACCCCCCCCCCGACCTCCAACCTCTTCCTGTCAGGCTCCACTTCAAACATGCCTCTCTCTGGCTCTCAGTCGTGATGCAGGGCATCCTTGACTCCCACTGAGCTTCACACTCTCTCCACTGGAGGGCACCCACAAACACTAGCTGCAGACCCCGTTGTAGACCCTACATACTATGTTCTGTCACCTTCTATCTGGACcagcatttattttctttccactACAGTCCTTGGACCACTTTCATCAGGAACTGACCACTGCTGACAAAGCTatattaaccctaaccccaaatCACTTGAGTTGTATCTCATCATCTGTGCTGTCGTTTTGCATTCCATGTTGACGGCCTTTATTCATTACAGAAAGTAATTTGTAAGTTGTGGCACAACAAGTAATATATGACTTTGCATTAGAAGCtctaacttttcttttctttgtgtctcttagctttgttt
The genomic region above belongs to Synchiropus splendidus isolate RoL2022-P1 chromosome 19, RoL_Sspl_1.0, whole genome shotgun sequence and contains:
- the slc25a19 gene encoding mitochondrial thiamine pyrophosphate carrier isoform X1, with amino-acid sequence MVGFDPAAPGAALTPEEAALAGSAAGMVTRALISPFDVIKIRFQLQIEHLSPLRPEGKYWGLFQAGRCIYTEEGLSAFWKGHIPAQLLSIAFGAVQFASFEFLTEVVHKMTPYDSQTAGVHFVCGGLSACSATVVCQPLDTLRTRFAAQGEPKVYLNLRHAVSTMCRSEGVLTFYRGLSPTLVAVFPYAGLQFFFYKVFKQLLTPPSKSADSGGSVLSLVSGSGAGMISKTITYPFDLFKKRLQVGGFEEARARFGKVRNYKGLLDCAVSIAREEGVRGFFKGLSPSLVKAALSTGFTFFWYEFFLDAIRNLKDNGRESNFTKEGR
- the slc25a19 gene encoding mitochondrial thiamine pyrophosphate carrier isoform X2: MVGFDPAAPGAALTPEEAALAGSAAGMVTRALISPFDVIKIRFQLQIEHLSPLRPEGKYWGLFQAGRCIYTEEGLSAFWKGHIPAQLLSIAFGAVQFASFEFLTEVVHKMTPYDSQTAGVHFVCGGLSACSATVVCQPLDTLRTRFAAQGEPKVYLNLRHAVSTMCRSEGVLTFYRGLSPTLVAVFPYAGLQFFFYKVFKQLLTPPSKSADSGGSVLSLVSGSGAGMISKTITYPFDLFKKRLQVGGFEEARARFGKVSLPPDAVVAPESLFVTLVAR